A stretch of the Acanthochromis polyacanthus isolate Apoly-LR-REF ecotype Palm Island chromosome 22, KAUST_Apoly_ChrSc, whole genome shotgun sequence genome encodes the following:
- the LOC110971611 gene encoding growth/differentiation factor 8-like, with translation MLLLLCLTVCSSAGFASEMNQTSKLLAESGEQCSACDFREHSKQMRLHSIKSQILSILRLEQAPNISRDMIRQLLPKAPPLTQLLDQYDPRVEDEDHATTETIITMATKPIPVNEDELSCCCLFSLSPKIQPKNLLSAQLWVHLRPADMVTTVFLQISRLKPGKEGNNTRVRVRSLKIDTDAGAGSWQSIDIKSLLQAWLRQPETNYGIEINAYDSKGEDLAVTSAEPGEEGLQPFIVVKILDSPKRSRRDSGLNCDEESAETRCCRYPLTVDFEEFGWDWIIAPKRYRANYCSGECEFMHLQQYPHAHLVNKANPRGTAGPCCTPTKMSPINMLYFNRKEQIIYGKIPSMVVDHCGCS, from the exons ATGCTCCTCCTGCTCTGCCTCACCGTCTGCTCCTCCGCGGGTTTCGCCTCGGAGATGAACCAGACGTCCAAGCTGCTGGCGGAGAGCGGGGAGCAGTGCTCGGCATGCGACTTCCGGGAGCACAGCAAGCAGATGAGGCTGCACAGCATCAAGTCGCAGATCCTCAGCATCCTGCGGCTGGAGCAGGCGCCGAACATCAGCCGGGACATGATCCGCCAGCTGCTGCCCAAAGCGCCCCCTCTGACGCAGCTCCTGGACCAGTACGACCCGCGGGTGGAGGACGAGGACCACGCAACCACGGAGACTATCATCACTATGGCCACCAAGC CCATTCCAGTGAACGAGGACGAGTTGTCCTGCTGTTGTCTGTTCAGCCTCAGCCCGAAGATCCAGCCCAAAAACCTCCTGAGCGCTCAGCTGTGGGTTCACCTGCGGCCGGCCGACATGGTCACCACCGTCTTCCTGCAGATCTCCCGTCTCAAACCCGGGAAGGAGGGAAACAACACGCGTGTCCGGGTCCGCTCCCTGAAGATCGACACGGACGCCGGCGCCGGTTCGTGGCAGAGCATCGACATCAAGTCTCTGCTGCAGGCTTGGTTGCGTCAACCAGAAACCAACTACGGCATAGAAATCAACGCCTACGACTCCAAAGGAGAAGATCTGGCCGTCACCTCGGCAGAACCCGGAGAGGAAGGACTG CAACCGTTCATCGTGGTGAAGATCCTCGACAGCCCCAAAAGGTCCCGCCGTGACTCGGGCCTCAACTGCGACGAGGAGTCTGCAGAGACTCGCTGCTGTCGCTACCCGCTCACCGTCGACTTCGAGGAGTTCGGCTGGGACTGGATCATCGCGCCCAAACGCTACCGGGCCAACTACTGCTCAGGGGAGTGTGAGTTCATGCACCTGCAGCAGTATCCCCACGCACACCTGGTGAACAAGGCCAACCCCCGGGGCACCGCGGGGCCCTGCTGCACGCCCACCAAGATGTCGCCCATCAACATGCTCTACTTCAACCGCAAAGAGCAGATCATCTACGGAAAGATCCCGTCCATGGTGGTCGACCACTGCGGCTGCTCCTGA
- the LOC127532133 gene encoding zinc finger protein 729-like isoform X38 — MDSSQNKHESSNGVRHQESAEENNGSPTTNRDESLSCEQCGKTFITATKLRIHKCIHTGDRQFRCDQCEKTFTFKSHLTRHQLIHSGVRPFSCDQCEKTFTLKSSLTRHQLIHSGVRPFSCDQCEKTFTTKTHLKSHQLIHSGVRPFSCDQCEKTFTLKSSLTSHQLIHSGVRPFSCDQCEKTFTLKSSLTSHQLIHSGVRPFSCDQCEKTFTSKSHLTSHQLIHSGVRPFSCDQCEKTFKTKSHLTKHQLIHSGVRPFSCDQCGKTFKTKSLLTKHQLIHSGVRPFSCDQCEKTFKTKSHLTKHQLIHSGVRAFNCDQCVKTVIRHEQSLIHQCPHSGRQLYHCDYCEKTFKRQESLKYHQRIHSGHDVWMCDHCGKLFGSFSNLKAHTVTHTRVKPYRCDQKGKGFNNTGVAQQRDHTGDRPYRCDECIKTFRTLGSLEQHQLIHTRKKAFNQRHSKKHESSNGVRHQESAEENNGSPTTNRDESLSCEQCGKTFITATKLRIHKCIHTVGKLFSCDQCKKTFTVKSSLTRHQLIHSGVRAFSCDQCEKSFTQMSGLRLHQLIHSQVRPFRCDQCGKTFKTKARLTTHQLIHSGVRPFSCDQCGKSFTFKGNLTTHQLIHSGVRPFSCDQCGKSFTQMSSLRLHQLIHSRVRPFSCDQCGKTFTFKGNLTSHQLIHSGVRAFSCDQCGKAFPRMDALRRHQLIHSGVRAFSCDQCGKTFTTKSNLTAHQVVHSGGEPFNCDQCVKTVTRHEQSLIHQCPHSGRQLYHCDYCEKTFKRQESLKYHQRIHTGHDVWMCDHCGKLFGSFSNLKAHTVTHTRVKPYRRDQKGKGFNNTGVAHQRDHTGDRPYRCDKCIKTFRTLSSLEQHQLIHTRKKAFSQRHSKESSTDVHTDHKLNACQEDCPMPGSVQVPEVVHKLKVLEIRLHRIQV; from the exons atggattcttcacaaaac aaacatgaaagcagCAATGGAGTGAGACATCAGGAATCTGCAGAGGAAAACAACGGTTCcccaacaacaaacagagatgaatcactcagttgtgagcaatgcggcaagacttttatcacagcaacaaagctaagaattcacaaatgtattcaTACTGGAGACAGACAGTTCAgatgtgatcagtgtgagaagaCATTTACTTTCAAGAGTCATCTaacaagacatcaactcattcacagtggagtcagaccattcagctgtgatcagtgtgagaagaCTTTTACTTTGAAGAGTAGTCTaacaagacatcaactcattcacagtggagttagaccgttcagctgtgatcagtgtgagaagaCATTTACTACCAAGACTcatttaaaaagccatcaactcattcacagtggagtcagaccattcagctgtgatcaatgtgAGAAGACTTTTACTTTGAAGAGTAGTCTaacaagccatcaactcattcacagtggagttagaccattcagctgtgatcagtgtgagaagaCTTTTACTTTGAAGAGTAGTCTaacaagccatcaactcattcacagtggagttagaccattcagctgtgatcagtgtgagaagaCTTTTACTTCCAAGAGTCATCTAACAAGCCATcagctcattcacagtggagttagaccattcagctgtgatcagtgtgagaagaCATTTAAGACCAAGTCTCATCTaacaaaacatcaactcattcacagtggagttagaccattcagctgtgatcagtgtgggaagacattTAAGACCAAGAGTCTTCTaacaaaacatcaactcattcacagtggggtgagaccattcagctgtgatcagtgtgagaagaCATTTAAGACCAAGTCTCATCTaacaaaacatcaactcattcacagtggagttagagcattcaactgtgatcagtgtgtgaaaaccgtTATTCGACATGAACAGTCactgatccatcaatgcccccattctggtagacAGCTGTACCACTGTGACTACTGTGAAAAAACATTCAAGCGCCAAGAGAGCCTAAAatatcaccaacgcatccacagtggacatgatgtgtGGATGTGTGATCACTGTGGCAAACTATTTGGAAGTTTCTCAAATTTAAAAGCTCATACAGTTACCCACACCAGGGTTAAACCGTACCGCTGTGACCAGAAGGGGAAAGGCTTCAACAACACTGGAGTCGCTCAGCAACGTGACCACACTGGGGACAGACCCTACAGATGTGACGAGTGTATTAAGACTTTTAGAACTTTGGGTTCCCTAGAACAACACCAGctgatccacaccagaaagaaagcattcaatcaacGCCACAGTAAG aaacatgaaagcagCAATGGAGTGAGACATCAGGAATCTGCAGAGGAAAACAACGGTTCcccaacaacaaacagagatgaatcactcagttgtgagcaatgcggcaagacttttatcacagcaacaaagctaagaattcacaaatgtattcaTACTGTAGGCAAActgttcagctgtgatcagtgtaaGAAGACATTTACTGTCAAGAGTAGTCTaacaagacatcaactcattcacagtggagttagagcattcagttgtgatcagtgtgagaagaGTTTTACTCAGATGTCCGGCCTAAGActccatcaactcattcacagtcaGGTTAGACCATTccgctgtgatcagtgtgggaagacattTAAGACCAAGGCTCGTTTAACAacccatcaactcattcacagtggagttagaccattcagttgtgatcagtgtgggaagagtTTTACTTTCAAGGGTAATCTAACAacccatcaactcattcacagtggagttagaccattcagctgtgatcagtgtgggaagagtTTTACTCAGATGTCCAGCCTAAGActccatcaactcattcacagtcgagttagaccattcagctgtgatcagtgtgggaagacttttactttCAAGGGTAATCTaacaagccatcaactcattcacagtggagttagagcattcagctgtgatcagtgtgggaaggcTTTTCCTCGGATGGATGCCCTAAGacgccatcaactcattcacagtggagttagagcattcagctgtgatcagtgtgggaagacttttactacCAAGAGTAATTTAACAGCACACCAAGTCGTCCACAGCGGAGGtgaaccattcaactgtgatcagtgtgtgaaaaccgtTACTCGACATGAACAGTcattgatccatcaatgcccccattctggtagacAGCTGTACCACTGTGActactgtgaaaaaactttcaagcgCCAAGAGAGCCTAAAatatcaccaacgcatccacactggacatgatgtgtgGATGTGTGATCACTGTGGCAAACTATTTGGAAGTTTCTCAAATTTAAAAGCTCATACAGTTACCCACACCAGGGTTAAACCGTACCGCCGTGACCAGAAGGGGAAAGGCTTCAACAACACTGGAGTCGCTCACCAACGTGACCACACTGGGGACAGACCCTACAGATGTGACAAGTGTATTAAGACTTTTAGAACTTTGAGTTCCCTAGAACAACACCAGctgatccacaccagaaagaaagcattcagtCAACGCCACAGTAAG GAGAGCAGCACAGATGTGCACACTGACCACAAACTGAACGCCTGCCAAGAAGATTGCCCTATGCCGGGTTCAGTCCAAGTTCCTGAAGTCgtccacaaacttaaagtccttgagatcagGCTCCACAGAATTCAGGTGTAA
- the LOC127532133 gene encoding zinc finger protein 729-like isoform X35, translated as MDSSQNKHESSNGVRHQESAEENNGSPTTNRDESLSCEQCGKTFITATKLRIHKCIHTGDRQFRCDQCEKTFTFKSHLTRHQLIHSGVRPFSCDQCEKTFTLKSSLTRHQLIHSGVRPFSCDQCEKTFTTKTHLKSHQLIHSGVRPFSCDQCEKTFTLKSSLTSHQLIHSGVRPFSCDQCEKTFTLKSSLTSHQLIHSGVRPFSCDQCEKTFTSKSHLTSHQLIHSGVRPFSCDQCEKTFKTKSHLTKHQLIHSGVRPFSCDQCGKTFKTKSLLTKHQLIHSGVRPFSCDQCEKTFKTKSHLTKHQLIHSGVRAFNCDQCVKTVIRHEQSLIHQCPHSGRQLYHCDYCEKTFKRQESLKYHQRIHSGHDVWMCDHCGKLFGSFSNLKAHTVTHTRVKPYRCDQKGKGFNNTGVAQQRDHTGDRPYRCDECIKTFRTLGSLEQHQLIHTRKKAFNQRHSKKHESSNGVRHQESAEENNGSPTTNRDESLSCEQCGKTFITATKLRIHKCIHTVGKLFSCDQCKKTFTVKSSLTRHQLIHSGVRAFSCDQCEKSFTQMSGLRLHQLIHSQVRPFRCDQCGKTFKTKARLTTHQLIHSGVRPFSCDQCGKSFTFKGNLTTHQLIHSGVRPFSCDQCGKSFTQMSSLRLHQLIHSRVRPFSCDQCGKTFTFKGNLTSHQLIHSGVRAFSCDQCGKAFPRMDALRRHQLIHSGVRAFSCDQCGKTFTTKSNLTAHQVVHSGGEPFNCDQCVKTVTRHEQSLIHQCPHSGRQLYHCDYCEKTFKRQESLKYHQRIHTGHDVWMCDHCGKLFGSFSNLKAHTVTHTRVKPYRRDQKGKGFNNTGVAHQRDHTGDRPYRCDKCIKTFRTLSSLEQHQLIHTRKKAFSQRHSKKHESSNGVRHQESAEENNGSPTTNRDESLSCEQCGKTFITATKLRIHKRIHTVGKLFSCDQCEKTFTVKSSLTRHQLIHSGVRPFRCDKCEKTFKLKTHLTSHQLIHSGVRPFSCDQCGKSFTQMSSLRIHQLIHSGVRPFSCDQCEKSFTQMSSLRIHQLIHSGVRPFSCDQCGKSFTQMSSLRIHQLIHSGVRPFSCDQCEKSFTQMSSLRIHQLIHSGVRPFRCDKCEKTFKTKAQLTSHQLIHSGVGPFSCDQCGKSFTLKSSLTKHQLIHSGVRAFSCDQCEKTFTTKGHLTGHQLIHSGVRPFSCNQCGKSFTFKRNLIVHQVVHSGGEPFNCDQCVKTVTQHEQSLIHQCPHSGRQLYHCDYCEKTFKRQESLKYHQRIHTGHDVCICDHCGKLFGRFSDLKAHTVTHTRVKPYRCDQKGKGFNNTGVAHQRDHTGDRPYRCDECIQTFRTLGSLKQHQLIHTRKKAFSQHHSKESSTDVHTDHKLNACQEDCPMPGSVQVPEVVHKLKVLEIRLHRIQVSHVHCEDLLSEANRRKTSSGCEGD; from the exons atggattcttcacaaaac aaacatgaaagcagCAATGGAGTGAGACATCAGGAATCTGCAGAGGAAAACAACGGTTCcccaacaacaaacagagatgaatcactcagttgtgagcaatgcggcaagacttttatcacagcaacaaagctaagaattcacaaatgtattcaTACTGGAGACAGACAGTTCAgatgtgatcagtgtgagaagaCATTTACTTTCAAGAGTCATCTaacaagacatcaactcattcacagtggagtcagaccattcagctgtgatcagtgtgagaagaCTTTTACTTTGAAGAGTAGTCTaacaagacatcaactcattcacagtggagttagaccgttcagctgtgatcagtgtgagaagaCATTTACTACCAAGACTcatttaaaaagccatcaactcattcacagtggagtcagaccattcagctgtgatcaatgtgAGAAGACTTTTACTTTGAAGAGTAGTCTaacaagccatcaactcattcacagtggagttagaccattcagctgtgatcagtgtgagaagaCTTTTACTTTGAAGAGTAGTCTaacaagccatcaactcattcacagtggagttagaccattcagctgtgatcagtgtgagaagaCTTTTACTTCCAAGAGTCATCTAACAAGCCATcagctcattcacagtggagttagaccattcagctgtgatcagtgtgagaagaCATTTAAGACCAAGTCTCATCTaacaaaacatcaactcattcacagtggagttagaccattcagctgtgatcagtgtgggaagacattTAAGACCAAGAGTCTTCTaacaaaacatcaactcattcacagtggggtgagaccattcagctgtgatcagtgtgagaagaCATTTAAGACCAAGTCTCATCTaacaaaacatcaactcattcacagtggagttagagcattcaactgtgatcagtgtgtgaaaaccgtTATTCGACATGAACAGTCactgatccatcaatgcccccattctggtagacAGCTGTACCACTGTGACTACTGTGAAAAAACATTCAAGCGCCAAGAGAGCCTAAAatatcaccaacgcatccacagtggacatgatgtgtGGATGTGTGATCACTGTGGCAAACTATTTGGAAGTTTCTCAAATTTAAAAGCTCATACAGTTACCCACACCAGGGTTAAACCGTACCGCTGTGACCAGAAGGGGAAAGGCTTCAACAACACTGGAGTCGCTCAGCAACGTGACCACACTGGGGACAGACCCTACAGATGTGACGAGTGTATTAAGACTTTTAGAACTTTGGGTTCCCTAGAACAACACCAGctgatccacaccagaaagaaagcattcaatcaacGCCACAGTAAG aaacatgaaagcagCAATGGAGTGAGACATCAGGAATCTGCAGAGGAAAACAACGGTTCcccaacaacaaacagagatgaatcactcagttgtgagcaatgcggcaagacttttatcacagcaacaaagctaagaattcacaaatgtattcaTACTGTAGGCAAActgttcagctgtgatcagtgtaaGAAGACATTTACTGTCAAGAGTAGTCTaacaagacatcaactcattcacagtggagttagagcattcagttgtgatcagtgtgagaagaGTTTTACTCAGATGTCCGGCCTAAGActccatcaactcattcacagtcaGGTTAGACCATTccgctgtgatcagtgtgggaagacattTAAGACCAAGGCTCGTTTAACAacccatcaactcattcacagtggagttagaccattcagttgtgatcagtgtgggaagagtTTTACTTTCAAGGGTAATCTAACAacccatcaactcattcacagtggagttagaccattcagctgtgatcagtgtgggaagagtTTTACTCAGATGTCCAGCCTAAGActccatcaactcattcacagtcgagttagaccattcagctgtgatcagtgtgggaagacttttactttCAAGGGTAATCTaacaagccatcaactcattcacagtggagttagagcattcagctgtgatcagtgtgggaaggcTTTTCCTCGGATGGATGCCCTAAGacgccatcaactcattcacagtggagttagagcattcagctgtgatcagtgtgggaagacttttactacCAAGAGTAATTTAACAGCACACCAAGTCGTCCACAGCGGAGGtgaaccattcaactgtgatcagtgtgtgaaaaccgtTACTCGACATGAACAGTcattgatccatcaatgcccccattctggtagacAGCTGTACCACTGTGActactgtgaaaaaactttcaagcgCCAAGAGAGCCTAAAatatcaccaacgcatccacactggacatgatgtgtgGATGTGTGATCACTGTGGCAAACTATTTGGAAGTTTCTCAAATTTAAAAGCTCATACAGTTACCCACACCAGGGTTAAACCGTACCGCCGTGACCAGAAGGGGAAAGGCTTCAACAACACTGGAGTCGCTCACCAACGTGACCACACTGGGGACAGACCCTACAGATGTGACAAGTGTATTAAGACTTTTAGAACTTTGAGTTCCCTAGAACAACACCAGctgatccacaccagaaagaaagcattcagtCAACGCCACAGTAAG aaacatgaaagcagCAATGGAGTGAGACATCAGGAATCTGCAGAGGAAAACAACGGTTCcccaacaacaaacagagatgaatcactcagttgtgagcaatgcggcaagacttttatcacagcaacaaagctaagaattcacaaacgcATTCATACTGTAGGCAAActgttcagctgtgatcagtgtgagaagaCATTTACTGTCAAGAGTAGTCTaacaagacatcaactcattcacagtggagttagaccattcCGCTGTGATAAGTGTGAGAAGACATTTAAGCTCAAGACTCATTTaacaagccatcaactcattcacagtggcgttagaccattcagctgtgatcagtgtgggaagagtTTTACTCAGATGTCCAGCCTAAGAatccatcaactcattcacagtggggttagaccattcagctgtgatcagtgtgagaagaGTTTTACTCAGATGTCCAGCCTAAGAatccatcaactcattcacagtggggttagaccattcagctgtgatcagtgtgggaagagtTTTACTCAGATGTCCAGCCTAAGAatccatcaactcattcacagtggggttagaccattcagctgtgatcagtgtgagaagaGTTTTACTCAGATGTCCAGCCTAAGAatccatcaactcattcacagtggggTTAGACCATTCCGCTGTGATAAGTGTGAGAAGACATTTAAGACCAAGGCTCAATTAACAAGCCATCAACTAATTCACAGTGGAGTtggaccattcagctgtgatcagtgtgggaagagtTTTACTTTGAAGAGTAGTCTaacaaaacatcaactcattcacagtggagttagagcattcagctgtgatcagtgtgagaagaCTTTTACTACCAAAGGTCATTTAACaggccatcaactcattcacagtggagttagaccattcagctgtAATCAATGTGGGAAGAGTTTTACTTTCAAGAGGAATTTAATAGTACACCAAGTCGTCCACAGCGGAGGtgaaccattcaactgtgatcagtgtgtgaaaaccgtTACTCAGCATGAACAGTcattgatccatcaatgcccccattctggtagacAGCTGTACCACTGTGActactgtgaaaaaactttcaagcgCCAAGAGAGCCTAAAatatcaccaacgcatccacactggacatgacgTGTGcatatgtgatcactgtggcaaACTATTTGGAAGGTTCTCAGATTTAAAAGCTCATACAGTTACCCACACCAGGGTTAAACCGTACCGCTGTGACCAGAAGGGGAAAGGCTTCAACAACACTGGAGTCGCTCACCAACGTGACCACACTGGGGACAGACCCTACAGATGTGATGAGTGTATTCAGACTTTTAGAACTTTGGGTTCCCTAAAACAACACCAGctgatccacaccagaaagaaagcattcagtCAACATCACAGTAAG GAGAGCAGCACAGATGTGCACACTGACCACAAACTGAACGCCTGCCAAGAAGATTGCCCTATGCCGGGTTCAGTCCAAGTTCCTGAAGTCgtccacaaacttaaagtccttgagatcagGCTCCACAGAATTCAG
- the LOC127532133 gene encoding zinc finger protein 665-like isoform X39 has protein sequence MDSSQNKHESSNGVRHQESAEENNGSPTTNRDESLSCEQCGKTFITATKLRIHKCIHTGDRQFRCDQCEKTFTFKSHLTRHQLIHSGVRPFSCDQCEKTFTLKSSLTRHQLIHSGVRPFSCDQCEKTFTTKTHLKSHQLIHSGVRPFSCDQCEKTFTLKSSLTSHQLIHSGVRPFSCDQCEKTFTLKSSLTSHQLIHSGVRPFSCDQCEKTFTSKSHLTSHQLIHSGVRPFSCDQCEKTFKTKSHLTKHQLIHSGVRPFSCDQCGKTFKTKSLLTKHQLIHSGVRPFSCDQCEKTFKTKSHLTKHQLIHSGVRAFNCDQCVKTVIRHEQSLIHQCPHSGRQLYHCDYCEKTFKRQESLKYHQRIHSGHDVWMCDHCGKLFGSFSNLKAHTVTHTRVKPYRCDQKGKGFNNTGVAQQRDHTGDRPYRCDECIKTFRTLGSLEQHQLIHTRKKAFNQRHSKSGTDMNTGHKLNACQEDCPMLGSVQVPEVVHVLSP, from the exons atggattcttcacaaaac aaacatgaaagcagCAATGGAGTGAGACATCAGGAATCTGCAGAGGAAAACAACGGTTCcccaacaacaaacagagatgaatcactcagttgtgagcaatgcggcaagacttttatcacagcaacaaagctaagaattcacaaatgtattcaTACTGGAGACAGACAGTTCAgatgtgatcagtgtgagaagaCATTTACTTTCAAGAGTCATCTaacaagacatcaactcattcacagtggagtcagaccattcagctgtgatcagtgtgagaagaCTTTTACTTTGAAGAGTAGTCTaacaagacatcaactcattcacagtggagttagaccgttcagctgtgatcagtgtgagaagaCATTTACTACCAAGACTcatttaaaaagccatcaactcattcacagtggagtcagaccattcagctgtgatcaatgtgAGAAGACTTTTACTTTGAAGAGTAGTCTaacaagccatcaactcattcacagtggagttagaccattcagctgtgatcagtgtgagaagaCTTTTACTTTGAAGAGTAGTCTaacaagccatcaactcattcacagtggagttagaccattcagctgtgatcagtgtgagaagaCTTTTACTTCCAAGAGTCATCTAACAAGCCATcagctcattcacagtggagttagaccattcagctgtgatcagtgtgagaagaCATTTAAGACCAAGTCTCATCTaacaaaacatcaactcattcacagtggagttagaccattcagctgtgatcagtgtgggaagacattTAAGACCAAGAGTCTTCTaacaaaacatcaactcattcacagtggggtgagaccattcagctgtgatcagtgtgagaagaCATTTAAGACCAAGTCTCATCTaacaaaacatcaactcattcacagtggagttagagcattcaactgtgatcagtgtgtgaaaaccgtTATTCGACATGAACAGTCactgatccatcaatgcccccattctggtagacAGCTGTACCACTGTGACTACTGTGAAAAAACATTCAAGCGCCAAGAGAGCCTAAAatatcaccaacgcatccacagtggacatgatgtgtGGATGTGTGATCACTGTGGCAAACTATTTGGAAGTTTCTCAAATTTAAAAGCTCATACAGTTACCCACACCAGGGTTAAACCGTACCGCTGTGACCAGAAGGGGAAAGGCTTCAACAACACTGGAGTCGCTCAGCAACGTGACCACACTGGGGACAGACCCTACAGATGTGACGAGTGTATTAAGACTTTTAGAACTTTGGGTTCCCTAGAACAACACCAGctgatccacaccagaaagaaagcattcaatcaacGCCACAGTAAG AGCGGCACAGATATGAACACTGGCCACAAACTGAACGCCTGCCAAGAAGATTGCCCTATGCTGGGTTCAGTCCAAGTTCCTGAAGTTGTCCACGTACTTAGTCCTTGA